The Oncorhynchus nerka isolate Pitt River linkage group LG12, Oner_Uvic_2.0, whole genome shotgun sequence genome contains the following window.
TTATAGGCCTATATGGCAACATTTTACTTTTTGATCTAAGCATACCTTTCTTTAGCTTCTGCGGCTCTGTCTCTCTGGCGTCTGTTTTTGAACCAATTGCTGACCTGCGTAGTGGTCAGTCCCGTGGCCTCGGCCAGCTCCCTTTTCTCTCGCGGGGAGGGATAGGGGTTATGCGTGTACCACTCTCTCAGAACACCCCTTGACTTCTCCTTAAAGCAATAGCTGGTCTCCTCGCCGTCCCAGATCGTGCGGGGCAGAGGGAATTTCCTGCGGACCCTATACTTCCCCACCGCTCCAAGCGGTCGGCCGCGCAATTTCTCCGCCTCCACGTAGTGCGCTTTCAGCCACAGCTGCTGCAGCTTGGGATGGTTGTGCGGGGAAAACTGGTGGCTCTCCAGGATCTTGTATAGCTCTCTGAAGTTCCCTCGGTGGAAGGCGACCACCGCCTTTGCTTTCAGTACACTTTCATTCTTGTGGAGGTGGTCACACGCTGGGAGAGACCAGAGAAAACGACCGAGCCTCTCCAGATTCCCTCCTTGTTGCAGGACCTCGCAGACGCAGGCGACTTGCTCCTGGGTAAACCCAAACGAAGGTAGTATTGACATGATGTCCGGTCCCCAGCCCAATCCAGAAGGATGATGAGAGTCAAAATATTCTTCACTGTTATTGTGTTCCAGAACCCTGTACAATCCGCCCGGGCAATATCCACTCAACCCCCGATGCGCACGGGAGATTCGGATGTTGATTGTTGGGACAATTTGTTCCTGTTGGAGATATGTCAGGCTTAAAGAGAGCGCTGCGCGATTCGTTGATTGGCTCTTCCACTGCCCTATACCCTGGCAGCCGAGCAGAACTGAGTTTGCAGCTCCGTTTCCTCCCTGGAGGGAATACGTCAGGGGCTGAaattggacccccccccccccctcacccccaCCCTGTACTCCTCTCCAGCGTTAGCGGAGGGAGCAGAGGTACCTAAATGCTAATCAATTATTACAGACCGCTTAAAGGGCATTTTTATCATGTCCTCGCCATGTTTTTGGAGAGTTTCAGACAGGGCTTGAAGTTAAGTAAGAGATCGATGGATATAGCTGAAGTAATTTATTGCATCACCATGCATGATTCATTATTGTCACTGTCAACCCCCCTCATCTTGCATTCGCGTTCATAGCACGCAGATTGTGTAATTCCCTGCTATTTTTCATAGTCTATTAATTACAAGTAGTTTATTTTATGAGGTGATATAATTTTAGAACTTCTTATACTAGTTATACGTGTCATGAGTGCCTGCCACAAAGGTTGGGGCTTTCAGATAGGAAAGAAAGGTAAAGaaacatcccactgggcaaaaactggttgaaccaACGTTGTTTCTATGTCATTTAACCCCAAAAATCtttgtgatgacgttgaatcaacgtggaacaCTTATTGGACTTATCAATTTACAGGCATTTTAACTTagatccaatgacatggtgaaagttttttgttgatttcaagttgaattcacgttagttgaaaaCAGCCAAAATGTACATAATACCTAAACGTTGAAATGGCATCTATGCCCAGTGGGGTGCAAAATTGTAAAGATATTGTAAATAAACTGGCATGGGTTTAAAGCACCAATGCTATCCTATTTCAAAAATAACTTAGGATAGTTATTTGAAAGGCCTCTGTATGTAAATATTGCATGCTGATCTATTGATTAAAGAAACCTATAGGCATATACCTTATAATGTAGAATAGTAGCCTTCTTACACGTTATTTCACTGAGTTTACAACGGACATTCTCCAAAAATAATAATGTGGTATAGATTATGGAATACATTTCCTCTCCTTTTATTTGACGTCCAAATAATAGCCCTAATAAACCCAACGTTATGCTATTCAGTTTGTACATCAGTATTAAAGTAGGCTATTGCATTATATTTTACTGGTGTGACTCGACTCCTCTCTATGCACCAATGCATAGGGCTACCTGACTGGCTGAACCTAAAAATGTGTTAGCACATTGATGGAAATGTACATTGATAATTTATGTATTTGAGTTTTTTTGCAACTTGTCTAATTCTTTCAATTTCCAAAAGCCTTGCCTACATCATTAGGCTCATATGTAATCATTAGGATATTCTGttatctgtttttttaatgtTTCGTTTCAATTCGCATTAGTCAATTTTAGACTGGCCTACTATATTGCACTAATTGTTAATTTATTATGGTGTGAAAACCTTATATTTCTAGGAAATTATGTACATTTATATTCCGGGCTCTCCCAAGGTTATTTTCTTGGAAATCGTCTTTCCCCTGCTGTCCTCAATGTTGTGGCGTGAAACATAACACCTATCCATTAGTACATTAGTGATGTGAGTCACAGGCTCTTGGT
Protein-coding sequences here:
- the LOC115138990 gene encoding homeobox protein six1b; its protein translation is MSILPSFGFTQEQVACVCEVLQQGGNLERLGRFLWSLPACDHLHKNESVLKAKAVVAFHRGNFRELYKILESHQFSPHNHPKLQQLWLKAHYVEAEKLRGRPLGAVGKYRVRRKFPLPRTIWDGEETSYCFKEKSRGVLREWYTHNPYPSPREKRELAEATGLTTTQVSNWFKNRRQRDRAAEAKERENSENNNSGNNKQNQLSPLDGGKSLMSSSEDEFSPPQSPDQNSLLLLQGNMSHPGVSSYPMTGLGGAQPLHGMHGHPHQLQDSLLGPLTSSLVDLGS